The DNA region CACACGACGTGATATATTAGAGGCACGCCCTTTTGGTAATTTGACATTTTTTAATACAGTGCAAAACAACCTTTTCTCCTCTGGTTTCATAGAGAAACAAGCTTTAGCCAGATGAATTTTACCATTCTTATCATCTTTAAATGGTTGAAGCTCCTTGCGTATCCCCATCTCGTGCAAGTCATAGCGAGAATTTACATGATCTTTGGACTTTCCAGGTACATCTAACAAAGTCCCAAGCAAACTATCACATATATTCTTCTCTATGTGCATCACGTCAAGATTGTGCCTCAATTTGTTATGTGCCCAATATGGCAATTTAAAAAATATGGATCTTTTCTTCCATGGACCATCACTCTTCCGAGCCCTTTTCTTTCGGCCCTTCCCAAAGACATTATTGAATTCACGTAGCTCTTCAAGCATTTCTATGCCTGATAAGGGAGTAGGTGCAGCTTTATGCTGCTCTTTACCATCAAATGATTTCTTATCTCTTCGGAATGGATGATCAGGAGGTAAAACTGCTCGATGACCCAAGTAACACATCTTACGACTATGTTTGAGATATTGAGAGCAAGTATCATAATTACAGGTGGGGCATGCCCATTTCCCCTTGGTGCTCCATCCGGAAAGCATTGCTAGTGATGGAAAATCACTAACTGTCCACAATAAAGCTGCACGCATTAGAAATGTTTGGTTAGTTTCAGCATCATATGTTTCCACTCCCATTTCCCATAGTTCCTTCAACTCTGCAATTAGCGGTTGTAGGAACACATCTATATCGTTTCCAGGAGACGATGGACCTGGAATGATCATTGACAACATTATATACTCCGGCTTCATGCAAATCCATGGTGGCAAATTATAGTTCATTAACATAACTGGCCATGTACTATGGGAAATGCTCATAGTTCGGAATGGATTGAAACCATCACTTGAAAGACCCAATCGAACATTACGAGGATCTTTAGAGAAATCCGGGTGCAATGAATCAAAATCCTTCCAAGCTTCCCCATCAGCAGGATGTCTTAAATTCCCATCTTTGGGTCGTTCAGTAGCATGCCATCTCATGGCTACAGATGTTTCAGAACACATAAATATCCTCTGAAGCCTAGGCTTTAAAGGGTACCGTAAAACCTTTGCTGGGATTTTAGTGTTCTTATTAGTCAAATCATCACGAACATTCTTCCATCTAGAAGAACCACACACAGAGCAATTATCTATCTTCGCATTGTCATTCCAAAATAGCATACAGTCGTTAGGGCATGCATGAATTTTCTCATAACCAAGACCCAAATCTTTTATCACCTTTTTTGCCTTGTTGAAAGACTCGGGTAGCTGAGCAAATGAAAATGCCTCTTTTATCAAGTCTAATAAGTCTGAAAAGGCTACATTACTCAACCCGTGAATGCATTTAAACAAGTACAACCGAATGGTGAAACTCAACTTAGAAAAATTCTTACACCCTGGGTACAACTCTTGTTTTCCTTCGTCAACTAATTTGAAAAATCTCTTTGCATCTTCAGATGGTCCCTCTCTCACTCCTTCATGCAGCAGATCACCTTCTACATTCCTAAAAGTATCATAAAGTAGTCCATCGATATCGTCATGCATGTCGGAAGTTTCATCATCATTGGTTGGATGCGGCATATTTGTTGAAGAAAATCCTTCTCCATGGAAAACCCATTTGGTGTATCCATTAACAAATCCATAGCCAAACAAGTGATTCTCCACCACCGTTCGAGTATGCCAATACCGATTAAAACACCTTTTACAAGGGCATAGTATTTCATTTCCTTGAGAAGCTCGTTCAAATGCCTTATCAAAAAAATACTTCACTCCACGATCATACTCATTGGTGGATCTTCGGAGATCCATCCAACTTTTATCTATAGTATCCATTGAATATCCTACGTGACACGAgcataacatcaaaatcaaaatTCAAATAGCAAATTTCAGCAGAAATGCATACAAAAAGAGAAAAGTATCACTTTTCCCCATCAACCCAATGTTTTGCTTTGAAGAATGATCCAAGAAAAAGAATAATTCCATGGTTAGACTACATAGAGATCACATTTTTATCAAATCCACAAACAAATGCAAATGATTCTTTTTCCCACAAAGATTTAGTTCTCTGGTTTGAAGAATGATCCAAGAAAAccgaaaaaaaacaaaaaaataaaaaaattccacaGCTAGACTACATAAAGATCACATATTTATCATATCCAGAAACTAAAATCCACAAACAAATGCTGAAGATATTTTCTTTCTACAAAAACCTAGACTTTCAAGAATGATTCaacaaaatggaagaaaaacaacAATTCCATGGCTAGACTAcataaagttcccatttttatcaAATCCACAAACTAAAATCCACAAACAAAAACATGCAAATGAAGAAGAACCTTTCTTTCCTTAAAAATCCAGTTCTCAACTTTGAAGGATGATCCCAAGAAAATGGAAGTAAAAACAACTCCACAACTAGACTACATAAAGATCACATTTTATCACACCCATAAACTAAAATCCACAAACAAATGCAGAAGATTTTTTGTTTCCACAAAAACCCAGTTCACAAATTTCAACAATGAtccaagaaaatgaaagaaaaaggtaAATTCTACAGCTACACTACTTAGATATCCCATTTTTTTTCACACCCAGAAATTAATTCACAACCAAATGCAGTAGATATTTTgtttccacaaaaaaaaaaaaaaaaaaaaaagcagttcATACAAATTCAAGATGTTGTACGAAAATCAACAATTCCATAGCTAGACTACATAAAGTTAACATTCTTATCACACCAAGAAACTAAAAATTCACAAACAAACTCATAGAATTTCTGATTTTTAAAAATACTACAACAATAATACATGTTAAGAGAGACAACGATGATGCAAACTTGTTGATGCAAAAAGCTAGAATACTAATTAGCTGAAGACAACGATGAATTTTGCTTGACAAACTTCAAATCAGAATAAATTAGTCACATTGCTAGAGAAAACCCATTGTTAAAAGCTTCAACTGAGAAGAAATATTTGATGAAATGTTTCCACTGATATGTTTATTCACATACGGTCTATTTTTTtgtcattattttttattaaaaaatgggGGTATTGGCGGGTCCAATAGAATAAGTGGAGGGAAAAATATTGGGGGGAAATATTGGGGGAAAGTAAACTGTCCCAATAGCTAAATTTTCTTATATGACTGTTGCAATAGAATCATCTATTGCAACGGTTTCAATACCCGTTACTAAATGTACGTCTATAGCATCGGTTATCTGACTAACGCGACGGTTTAAttttataaatgtgttgttagGTCAAAGTGTCTTTGCAACGGTTAAAACCGATGCAACATATACTCTATTGCGACGGTTGAGTAACTGTTGCTAAAAAACCGTTGCTATAGGCCTATTTTCTAGTAGtgtttttaagccttgagcgagatatacacatttcatacaattttcatacataaatttttgagcgaaaaaaataaaaaataaaaaaatatttctaaaaataaaaaaatatttttaaaaaaaataaaaaaaaaagtatgttatagggtttgtaatgttatgttttgtaaatagaaaactatcgtcacgtttcgtaaatatttctccttaatatgtagATATACCTAATTTACCCTACTTATTATGCGGGGGTTATAATACATGGACTCCTTATGTTATGATTTAATCATGAACTAGTATTATCTGTTTATTAATAATGAAAGTTACTtgaattatttaatttaaaatgacttttttatatttaaataataTAGTTTAATCGTCGTTTTGTCAATACACATATTTCTCATAATATAATGCGGCTATTATTTAATATCACAACCAAATGATGCATGAGTTATGCCACGATTATATTTTTCTTATGCAGCAGCTAGCCAAACAACATATTATCTTATATGAATTTAACGATGGGCTTATTTATTCAAATTCAATCAACAAACCGCCCCTTGGATGTAACTAAAATTGTTCGTTTCCCAAAAAAGGGATCTTATGGTTTAGAGATAAATTATATATGAAGATTAATATTGCAGAGATAATTCATAAAGAAGATTAGTGATGCACAAATTAATAATGTAGACACTCTAATGTTTAGAGtcttagtttttttttatttaacctGGTTTTTTTTATTTAACCTGGGACTTTCCTATATTTTAGGCTTGCCTCGAATTGAAGTGAACGTTAAATTAAATTCACTACTGGAAATTGGGCCTGTGGCAACACAGGTAAATCAGTTGCAATAGACCAGTAAACCGTGGCTATAGATGTATTGCAGCGGTTTGGAAACCGTTTCACCAGGTTACGTGGCAATAACACTAAAGCGACGGTTCTCGCAACAGTTCAGAAAACCGTTGCTATAGCATGGGCTATATTCCTATTTCTACTACAACGATTATTTGTCGTCAATTGGAACGGATAAACAATGTTGCCATATGGTTTTACGCAACGGTTTTAGGATCTATTgcaatagtttttattttattttttatatcgaTATATTCTCATCATTTCCCACAATTGCAATAGTTAGATTATGTATTACCACGGTTACTTTATACTGTCGTGACGGTTTGTCAATAGTGCTACGGTTTTTTGGACAAGCAACAACCATAGGAAACACTACAACACGGTTTAAATTACCTAGCATAACATTTTAAAATTACCTAACAACGGTTTTTCAAGCTATTGGAACGGTTTTCGTGAATTATTTATGGTCAATTGCAATGGTTCCGTAGTGCAACAGTTTAATTTGAAAACCGCACATCCACTTGTAGGACTGGGCTAAAATATTGTTTTcttcttccataaatacaacgaCAACCTTTCCATCAACGATTTCGGATGGCCTGGGTTGAAGCTTGATTTGATTTCTTTCCGCCATCGAAGGCCGATTGCCCAGAGCTCTGGCATATGAGTTTTGAGCAATTTCTCCTTCCGAAACATTGGCAATTTGAAGCGCATGAAGGGGATGACTACATTTTTGGACCATTAAAATAATTAACAACTAGCTAATGTATTATTAAGTatgaatatacatataatatacaatatacttataatatacatagtatatacgtaACCAATGTATATGTCGTGTATATTTTTTTGGCTACCGTCCGTAATTAATTTCGAGAGACaagccaaaaatgaaaaaaggcCCAACTGATGTCGACAGGAGAGACTTCATTAGTGGAGTTGGGCTTATCGATGGGTTTGGTACCACTCAAAGTGGGGAAGTACTGAGCAGCAATATGGGCAAAGGGAATATTTAATTTGAAAGGGATATTAAGTAGTAGAGTTGTAGAATTTAATAGAGAGATATGATTTTTGGTGTGAAGCACGAGCGGGATTAGTAAGTGATGTATTAAATCTCGTGGGTTGTGAGGAGTAAGTATTCTTAAAGAATGTGCCAAAAATAAAAGCACCAAATAATATAGACCGGGGGAGTACTAAGTCTCTCAGCTTTTTTAATGTTAAAAGTAAAACATTTCCTACTAGGGCATTTTAAGTTTGTACTAATAAATTATTGCATAAAAAACTTCTCTTTTGTTCAACGTTTATTATATTTCTGCAATTTTTGAAAAGTCATATTATTATCTAAAACAGTCTAAATAATCTGTAATTAGGTAAAAAGTTATATTATTATGTAAAACGGTCTAAATAATCTGTTAATTAGGTTAATTAGCACAAGATATAGTGCATATAACACCATAATTATTTAGTTTATTTCTGTAATTTTGAAAAAGTCATGTTATTTTTCTAAAACTGTAAAGAGTCCTTAACTAGGTTATCCCAAGATACAGTGCATGACACTATAATAATCTTGTATGTCTACGGgtactaaaaaataaaaagaaatatgtAGCACACAAAATAAAACCTTCTTTGGAAAAAAGATTACGTAGCGAGCAAAATCACTGAGGCGCAAATATTTGATAAAGATTATTTTTACAAGAGTAACAATAATGCAATTGTCTTCGCGTTTTGATTATAGTTATATTGATGTTCATAATTTTGTGATCCTAAAATTAAGAACCGCGTATTTGTAAAAATCAATCTTGACCGTACAATTAATATGCCTTACTAGTTGTAATTTGTAAACATATCTTCATTGTCGTTTAATTAGCATGGGTACCTAATATTTCATTGTTAAAGTCAAATTAATAACTAAACTAAAACCTAATTATACATAAAATGAATTAACACTAATCTTCCATCTCCACTAATAATATTTGATATAGATATGTCGTGGAAAACGTTTCTATAGCTTTACAGAGCTAATTAAAAGGAAAATTTACGGCtcataactacctctaagacttatttattagtaatagctatctttttttatattatttttgatagcttaattatttatcaaattaccatctataacttgtttttgtaactgtagtgtatttccctaaaaataaggTATCTCTCTCCCATTTACccacaatctttttttttttttcaaatatttttctctcacctatcaaatctattttctccctcacccctctttctCTTTCCGTTCCATCTCTTAATCTTTTAAACTGATTTTCTCTCACTtaccaaatttattttctccctcacccctctttctctctctattccatcacctaccctagatctcattttctcttaCAAATCAGAAGAATCCTACAGTAGTACCAGCAACCATGGTCGACGAAAAAAAGAGCTCTAACAACGGTGAAGGACGACGGAGTGAAGCTTTGTGTTTTGGTTTATTGAAATCGTAGAAATGTATTTTTTGTTGCAATTAATTAAAGTCAGAGTAAATATAGTAAATTAACTACTGGAATGTATAATTTTTGGATTGATTTAGTATTGGAATGAATTGGTTTGAATAGAGTGGAGCGGTTAAAGGAATTAAACAACTAGAATTCAAGCGTAGTTGATATGATATACTAGTTTTGGATTGATGGGCACCTGGCGTTTGGTGAAAGACTTTCAGGGGTTTGGTGATTGATAATTTTTTACTGAGCCTAACAGCTCGACGACTCGCTTCTTTCCCATgagaacaccattgatgagagttgtggagcttcatgcacACCAAGTGTTTGgtaaaatgtttcagtatatttcagtgtatttctgtgTATTAACAAACAATATCTAATTTTCactatatttcagtgtatttcagtatattatttcgttgtatttcaatgtatttttatttttgtggtgtaaatatagtgaatgttccaaatatagagtctatttttactacactttgttttcacgacttttgtatttcgctgtatttcaatgtatttctaatttatgaaacagtttctgatatatttcattgtattccattgtatatacgcatactacaactttgtatttcttaaacaatcatccatatttcattatatttcagtgtatatttttctgtacttGGAAGTTTTTAGATTtttagtggtttttgaattcaaaaagttttgattgtgataaaagttgagagagattcataagcttttatggaagaaaaaccgttatgcgtgatttatggaaagttttaaattgaatcccataatttttcttttaaaaaagactgttccataaatagggcctgattttactcttcagtgatttgtgtgaaatatggttgatttattTTGACTTattatttaaaaaggaaaaaaatattatgttccaaaaatatagcctattttttctctcgtaattttttttaaaaaaaaaaatatgttccaaaaatagagcttaaatttactctaacgtgttttgtatttcgctgtatttcgttgtatttcactgtattttaCTGTATTTTAAAAATGCAAGATACAACTGAAATATAGACAAAAACaactacgaattgtaaatcttcaacttgtaaCTATAAACTAGTTAGAAACTATTAAAAGCTAATTATTTGTGTAAGTTTCCCTAATTAAAATCTATATAAAGGCTGCAAGTTCTAAACATTTTCACCCCACTTTCTTTTCACAACTTATTGCTATTCCAAGGAGAAGAAAAAATGGGTCTGAAAGGCAAGTTGATTGCTTCAATGGAGGTGAAGTGTGAAGAAAACTCGATTTATGATCTTTTTCTCACCAATACTCTTCATGTAGCCAAAATAATCCCTAGTAAGATCAATAGTTATGAGATTCATCAAGGTGAAATCGGAAAAGTTGGCACAGTTGTTAGCTTGAAATATAATGATGGTAACATACATTTCTTTGCATGCTCTCTCTCTCAATATGATTTACTTTTTAACAATTTTCTATATATAGGTGTATTTGGTAGTATGAaagttatttttcaaaaaatgaccTTCATGAAAAAGTTATTTGATGGTGTTTGATTaccataaacatgtttcaagtaaACCCTTTTGCTCCAAGAAAGTAAAATATCTTCTTTCACTTGTGGGCAGAAGTAATTCCTTAATTTAAATTATCTTaacttttaaatttattttatttgcTCCAACTAATACTTAGACGTTACTTACTAGTAATGTTAATACTCAAAAGGTTCATCAAAATAAAATATTCTTTGATTTGTTATTATAGTTATTAATCTTTAATAGCGTACGCTCTCGTTGATATAACTTTCCACCAATCAAATACCAAAAAGTATTTTCTAAAAATTTtgcagaaaaaaaaaacttttttcatGAAAAATTACATTTGTCATACcaaacataataatcaaaattgtAGTTTTCATCACTACTTCTCATATTCTCCACAATGTCAGCTCTTCTTTTGATATTTTTAAAGATAACTTCATTCGGGAAAGGTGGACAATCCAATATTCATGAGCATTAATTAGATAATATTTGGAGAAAATGAAAATGTAAAACGAGGAAAAGAAATAAATAGAAAAGATATTATTTAGTAAATGTTTAAATCTTTTATGAGGAATTGGATAGCTGAACTAGGAGTAACAtctcttgtatttttttttattttaatgatTACACATGGACAAGAAAAGATTCTAAGGTATGTAATTGAAGACattgtgttacaccccggaaaaactTTGTGTTaccaaaaactgtagacggcttagaatgggccaaagggccaatacaacgcgaacgcgcccccaacgtggcgcgaacgcgctgaacaaaaatttgaaaatcaatttcagaatgaaggttgtgttataagaaggtaataatggcatacatatgacatttggagaccatatggtttaaattagttcatatgttaattgacgaaaagctctcgttgctgcaagctaagtggggcccacatgtcaaagttttataaaggacatatgaagatacatacgagtagtatatggaaagttgagtaagtcctaagaaggacccataagccaaaaatgggcataagccctccaaaaggacgatttaaggaaacgttttcggatgatctgatttgaaagggcaaaaacggcattataggtttggaatttgggaaaactcctagaaataaaagttgtagataattgaattatctttccaaccataggtcgtggggcctcatacgatatcgggatcaagagttatgaccgttttactgaacgaacatccagtcagaaaatttaaccctgcgcgaacgcgcccaaagggggtgcgaacgcgcagaaggaatttaTTTAACCCTGCGCggtcgcgccagaaggcagcgcgaacgcgctgagcattTTTCCAGTCgtttctggcagcttctaaacatcataaaaagggggaaacccccctcattttcagatcaacccacgaaaaacacaccccaaaactctccaaaaatctggagagttctccccaactcccc from Lycium barbarum isolate Lr01 chromosome 10, ASM1917538v2, whole genome shotgun sequence includes:
- the LOC132613298 gene encoding uncharacterized protein LOC132613298; translation: MDTIDKSWMDLRRSTNEYDRGVKYFFDKAFERASQGNEILCPCKRCFNRYWHTRTVVENHLFGYGFVNGYTKWVFHGEGFSSTNMPHPTNDDETSDMHDDIDGLLYDTFRNVEGDLLHEGVREGPSEDAKRFFKLVDEGKQELYPGCKNFSKLSFTIRLYLFKCIHGLSNVAFSDLLDLIKEAFSFAQLPESFNKAKKVIKDLGLGYEKIHACPNDCMLFWNDNAKIDNCSVCGSSRWKNVRDDLTNKNTKIPAKVLRYPLKPRLQRIFMCSETSVAMRWHATERPKDGNLRHPADGEAWKDFDSLHPDFSKDPRNVRLGLSSDGFNPFRTMSISHSTWPVMLMNYNLPPWICMKPEYIMLSMIIPGPSSPGNDIDVFLQPLIAELKELWEMGVETYDAETNQTFLMRAALLWTVSDFPSLAMLSGWSTKGKWACPTCNYDTCSQYLKHSRKMCYLGHRAVLPPDHPFRRDKKSFDGKEQHKAAPTPLSGIEMLEELREFNNVFGKGRKKRARKSDGPWKKRSIFFKLPYWAHNKLRHNLDVMHIEKNICDSLLGTLLDVPGKSKDHVNSRYDLHEMGIRKELQPFKDDKNGKIHLAKACFSMKPEEKRLFCTVLKNVKLPKGRASNISRRVQMEEMKVSGYKSHDAHFIMQYLLQVAVRKVLPKNVSLALIRLGNYFRTICSKVIRRRDLDKMKAEIIDIVCDLEKIFPLTFFDIMTHLPIHLVDEIKLGGPVHLRWMYPNERNMCKYKGFVRNRSNPEGSIAESFLAEECLTFCSRYLHDGVKTRFSRYQTEDEDVQTKGNDFSHIFPKTGHPIGSKKKRKGKTFDMDSHQWVEAHRYALFNTGDEQVETFIKEHKSIIDKRGRGNAWAKARIHSREFGDWLKEKVKTVKVPNHIIWLSYGPNVVARRYAGYFINGYRFHTMKRDASCKTQKIGVSLSATTDSFASARDQNPVDGMVAYYGVIQDIIEIDYWGCFSVVLFRCDCFLRTETPQTACLAGGAAAGQLLMVVAATAAAAAAG